AGACTCGAAGCCGAGGCTCGATCCTCGGGCGACCTCGCGGGGTATCAGCCCGTGATCTCCTTCCTTCGGACCGAAGTGATGAAGCTGAGAGAGCCGGTGGCCGAGGGCGCCGATCTAGAGGAATTGCTAACTTGGCTCAACGACCACGACGAGGGGGCTGAGGGGAGGGTCGATGGCTGACGCCGCTCCCAGATCACAGATTTGGTCCGGGGTTTCGGAGTTCGAAGTCGCACGCTTGCTGCGTCGGGGCCGCGACCGCGGCAGCCTCGGCCTAGACGAGGTCATCGACGTCCTGCGCGACGCTGAGATCACCCCGGAGTTGATCTCCGACGTCCGGCGCCGGTTGGAAGCCGATGGCATCGAGTTCGACGAGACAGTGGCCGTCGAGGCTGGTCCAGACGAGGTAATGCGACTAACGAGGGCCAGCAAGGCCGAGTACCGGGCACGTCCAGAGACCCTGGCCGATGCCGGTGGAGTCGCTGATTCGACCCGCCTGTACCTCCGTGAGATCGGGCAGGTCGCCCTGCTGACCGCCCGTGAAGAGGTGGAGTTGGCTGACGGCATCCGGAATGGAAACGAAGCCGAGGGGCGCCTGGCTGACCTAGCGGCAGCTGGCGATCTGAGTCGGACGGACCGGGCGGAACTGGCGTCCCTGAAGCGGCTGCAACGACGCGGCGACCGTGCCCGGGACCGCCTAACGCGGGCCAATCTCCGGTTGGTCGTTTCCGTGGCCAAGAAGTACGGGGGTCGCGGCCTGCCGCTTCTCGACCTCTTCCAGGAGGGGAACCTCGGTCTCATGCGGGCCGTGGAGAAGTTCGATGCCGGCAAGGGCTTCAAGTTCTCGACCTATGCCACCTGGTGGATCCGCCAATCAATCACCCGCGCCATTGCCGATCAGTCGCGGACCATACGAATCCCCGTTCACAAGGTCGACGCCATGAACCGCGTGCTCCGTGTCCAGCGTGATCTAGCCCAGGAGCTAGAGAGGGAACCGTCCCATGCAGAGATCGGCGATCGGGCGGTGGTTACGCCCGAGGAGGTGGAAAGCCTGCTCAGGCTGGCCAGCGAGCAGGACAATCCGCTCTCGCTCGACTCGCCGATGGGGGAAGAGCAGGATGCGAGCCTGGCCGACCTTGTGGCCGATCCGCGGGCTATCGCTCCGGTCGATGCGGCCACCCGCCGTCTGTTGGGAGAGGCCGTGCTGGCTGCCCTCGATGAGCTGGATGATCGCGAGAAGGACGTAGTCCGCATGCGGTTCGGTCTAGACGGGACCGAGCCGCAGACCCTTGAACAGGTCGGCGCCCACTTCGGCGTGACACGCGAACGGGTGCGTCAGATCGAGGCTCGGACCATGTCCAAGTTGAAGCATCCGAACCGCCCGCAGCGGCTTCGGGACTACCTGGACGACGACTGACGCTACGACCGGCTACACGTCTGATCGAGGTCTTCGGCCCGGCCGGGAGATGGGGTGCCTCTGGTATCCTGCGCACGCCCATTCCGGGGTAGCTCAGCTGGCAGAGCGTCGGACTGTTAATCCGCAGGTCGTGGGTTCGATCCCCACCCCCGGAGCCACAAACATGCAGTTCAGGGTCGGTCTTTCGGGGCCGGCCCTGTTCGCGTCCAAAGTGATGAGTCACATTGGAGATACCAAGTTGCCTGCTCTAAAGCCGCGAAACGGCAGGGGTCGGCCCTGCCGGCCGGACTGACCCATGAGGCCGGTGGTTTCCCACTCTGATCAAGGACGCACACCCCGCCAGGTGAGACGGGAGCCGAGGAGGTGGCTGGCCGGCGTGATGGCTGCCAAAGCCACGCAGAACGCGGCCAGCGGACCGAGGTGGAACCAGTTGACCAGCACGTTGATCGCAAGCAAACGCCCGAACAACAGCGTGCCCAAGGCGATCTGGACTCCGAGGAGGCGCCGGATCCGGTCGAGGGTGCCCCGTGTAGCCCGCCCGGCAAACGTCCAAAGGTCATGCAGGGCCACGGTGAGGAGGATCCCCGCTTCGCCAGCGATAGCTGCCGAACGGGTCAGGTTCCAGCCCTGGCGGTCGAATATCCAGAGGAAGACGATGGCGTCGGCCATCAATGCCACAGCGGTGACCAACAGGTAACGCACCAGTGCCCGGCTTCGCAGCGGATGGAGTCGTAACCGCATGAGGTGGCGGAGGTAGCCGACGTAGTGGCCGGCAGCGACCTTCGACTCACCCTCAGCCCGTTCGAGGAACACGTAGGGTCGCTCGGCTACCCGACGGACATCGCCACGGGCCAGCACCTCTAGCAGGATCTTGTAGCCCACTGGATCAAGATCCGCAGTGGCCACCACGTCCCGTCGGACTAGAAAGAATCCGCTCATGGGGTCGGTCACCCGGCCCACCGTGCCCGGCAGGAGGAGGAGGCCGAGGGCCTGGGCACCCCGGGAGAGCAGGCGTCGGATGGCCGACCAGTTCGAAACTCCGCCTCCGGGCACGTGCCGGCTAGCCACGGCTACGTCGGTCCGCTCGTCCATGGCGGCCACCAGGTCGGCCACCACCTCTGGCGGGTGCTGGCCATCCCCGTCGATCACGCCGAGGACGGCTCCACGGGCGTGGGCCCATCCGCAGATGACTGCGGTAGCCAGGCCGGATGCGCCGGTTCGGCGAAGCACCCGGATGCCCGGGAGTTCAGCGGCGACCGCGGTGGCCACCTCCCAGGTCCGGTCCGGACTGTCATCGTCGACCACGATCAACTCGAATACGGCTCCGGTCCGGGTCAGGACCGCGTGTAGCGAGCGGAGGAGGTGACCGATGTTGGCCGCTTCGTTGAAGGTGGGGACGACGAGACTGACATCTGTCCGCGAATCGCCCACAGTGCCGATTGGCAGGGCCCGACCATCCACTTGTTCAACCTGGGCGTTAACCGGATCCTCATCCGACGTCGCGTCGGATGCCAGGTCCGGGTGTTCGGAATGTGGGACGACCGCGTCGTCGGTCACGGTCGCTCCATCGGTGGCCGTCGGATCATCGCCAAGGTACCGGATGGATGCCCGGTGCCGAGGTGCCGCTGGCGTCTCCTGCCAGACTGCGGGCGGGCCGGTAGCTCAGTGGTTAGAGCAGGCGACTCATAATCGCTCGGTCGTGGGTTCGATCCCCGCCCGGCCCACGAGGTTCGATCACCTGTGCAGGGGTTGGTTGGGGAAAGCAGACCGGCTCCTGCCAGGTGTTAGCCAGCCCCAGGGACTGGCCGTCTTCGGCACAACAGCAGTGTGGTTGGCGTGCGTGCCCCTGGTCGGTGAAGAATGGCGGTGTGCCCCGATCGGTATTCGTTCACGAGACCATCGACATTGTCGGTCAGGGTCAGTACGCCTACATGGAACACGTCCGGGGTGAGCCGACGAACCGGATGCCGGGCATGACCACCCTTCAGGGCTCTTTCTTTGTTCTTGGCTTCGGCGGTGGACGCTGGCCCCAGGTGGTGAATATCTGGGACTGCGGTGCGGATGGCTGGGAGGGATGGCGGCGAAACCTCGACCGGCTCAACCTGAAGCGCCGTAGCGCCTTCTACGGCGATTGGTGGGACGAGGCATCCCGGTGGAGGACCGGAGGGTACGACCGGGTATGTGCTGGGGTGCCCGGGTCCCCAACCACAGAGGAGATCGCCGAGCGGGGCATCAGGGGGTCGTTGTTCGTCAACGAGGTATTCACGGTTCGACCGGGGACCCAAGTGGAGTTCCTGGCTGAGGTGGTTGAGTGTCGGGTCCCCGTGTTCGCCGACCATGGGGTAGTGGCCACCGGGCTCTGGGAGGTGACCACCAACTCCACGGAAGTGGTCATGGTGTGGGCCACCACTGTCGACGACTGGGTAGGGATGCGTCGCAGCATGGATTCCGCTCGCGGCCTCGACGATGGGGATCCCGACGACCGTCTCCTTGACTCTCAGGTCCTGATCGACAGCTATGTGACCGCCGGCGACACCCGGCTGATGACTCCACTCCCCGGGACCATCTACGGCCCGGAGGGTTGGGAGGAGGCCGACCTCGAAGACTGGCTGGAAGGCGCGGCTCCGGAGAAGTGACACCGGCGCGCTGATCTACTGCGCGAGGCTTCATGGGGAGGTCTCGTGGAGTTCGTTCTGCTCATCGGGTTGGTGTTCGGCATCGTCGTGTACCGCAGGCGGGCCGACGGGCGTCGGGTAGACGTCGGTTTGATGGCTCGTCGACTTTTCGAGTTCGGCTTCCTGTACGGCCTGGTCGTCGCCACCGCCATTGGTGCCACTGGCGCCCTCAGTCGCCTGGTGCAGGTGGTGGAGGACGGTCGACAGAGCGAACCGGAAGGACTGGCCTTCTGGCTGAGTCTGGTGATCGTGGCCGGGTCGGCACTTGTCGGCATGACCGTCTGGCTACGCCGACGGTTCCGGACATCGGACACCGAGGCGGAATCCGGCGGGTGGTCGTTCTACCTGTCGACTATGGACCTCCTGTCGACCGGCATTGTCGTGGGTTCGGCCATCAACGTCCTGGGGTGGTTGCTCGACGGCTGGTCGTTCAGCCCCTGGTCCGTTGCCGCCGTACCGATCTGGCTTGCCGTTTCGATCGTTCACTGGCGGCTACCGGGCACCCGCCGCCGCCTCCACTACCTGGTGGCCTCCACCGCTGCCCTTCTCGGCATGGCGGTCAGCACAGCGGTGATTGTCGAGCACCTCCTCCAATGGGCCTACGAGGGAGTGATGCCCGACCCGCTGCCCTTCGACTATGCGGGGGACACCTCGTGGGCAAACAGCTGGGATGGCTTACGGGGGTCTCTGGCGCCCGTGCTGGCCTTCGGAGTGGCCTGGTGGTGGTACTGGTGGCGGCATGCCCGAGTCTTCGAGCGCAGCCCGGAGCGCGATGGCTATGTGCTCGTTGTGGGGGTTCTGGGTGGTCTGGCAACCACCGTGGTTGCCGCCTCAGGCCTGCTCCACACGATGTTGTCGTGGCTGCTCGTCGGGTCGTCTCGTGACGGTTCGGCGGTTGAGCACTTTCACATCCTGTCGGTCTTCGCTGCACTCCTCGTGGTCGGTATGGCCCTGTGGGCCTATCACCGACGTGAAGTCCCGCACGCCGTGCGCCGACAGGTCGACGGTCGAGACGAGGTGGCCCGCCTCTATGACCATCTCGAGTCGGGTGTGGGTCTGGTGGCCTCAACCATCGGAGTAGCTGTTCTGCTTGGCATCGTGTTGAACGAGGTGTTGCCAGCCGGCGACGACTGGGACATCGACGTGGACGAGCTGGTGGCCTTCGCCCTCACGGCACTACTTGTTGGGGGACCGATCTGGAACCGGGCCTGGAAGCGGATCAAGGCCCACGCTGGGACGGTGGCCGAGGAGACGTCGGCCGTTCGACGAATCTACCTATTCGCCGTTTTCGGCACCACGGCCCTTGTGGTGCTGGGGAGCTTCCTGGCCATGGTCTACATGGTGGTGTTTGCGCTCTTGGACGGGAACCTCGAAGCCGAGACCCTGGAGGGCTTCCGGATACCGCTGGCCCTCGTCTGCTCAACGGGAGGTGTCGCCGTCTACCACGGCCGGGTGTTGCGGTCCGGCCTGCGGGCTGTCCCGACGTCCAGCCGCCCCTCACCACGCACGGTGACCGTGGTCGGACCTCCCGCCCCAGCGTTGGTGGCGGCCCTCGAGGGGTTGTCCGGCCTCAGGGTTGTGCAATACCGGCGGCTCGACGTCTCCGCCAGGGTCGACCTTGCCGCGGAGTCCGTGGTCGAGGAGGTACGCACCGGAGCCGGAAACATGGTTGTGGTGGTGGCGGCCGACGGTTCTACGGAGGTCATCCCGGTCGACGACTGAACGGCCGCCGGGCTGCTCCGGCTGGGCGAGCCCCGGGGTCGTGGGCCACCATCTGCACATGGTCGTCGAAGAGGACACAGGTAGTGGTCGAGAAGAGGTGCCGAGTCGCGAGGTGAGCGTCGTCCGTGACGTCGCAGCGGACCCGGATGTCGTCTGGGACCTGGTTAGCGACTTGGTCGGCATGGGGCGCTGGTCGCCCGAAAACCGGGGTGGGCGTTGGATCGACGGCGCCACCGGTCCGACCGTGGGAGCCGTCTTCCGGGGTCGTAACCGTATTCGGTGGCGTCGATGGCAGACCAACGTGACCGTCATAGAGAGCGATCCGCCTCGACGGTTCGCGTTTCGCCTGAAGATCGGTTCCCTGGGTGGCTGCGACTGGTCCTACGACATCGTGCCCACATCGAACGGTTGCCGGGTCACTGAATCATGGGTGGATGACCGCTCGCCGTTCCTGGCCGGGGTTGGGTGGTTGTTCACCGGGGTGGGCGACCGGGCCGCTCACAACCGGGACACCATGGAGCGAACACTGGAGAACCTGGCCATCGCGGCTGAGGCAATCTGAACGGGTTCAGTCCCAGCTGTTCCAGGAGGTCACGGCCGCTGCACCGCCTTCACGGGAAGCCGGCTGGAAGTCGGTTCCCAGAGTGTGGCCGACGGTGATGAGCGCCACCTGGCTCACCTCGTGGTAGGGGATTTCGAGAAGTGCGGCAGCCTCCTCCTCGAACATGAGGTGAATGGTCGTCCAGCACGTCCCGAGGCCACGCTCCCGAGCTCCCAACATGAAGCTCCAGGCGCTGGGGATGATTGAAGCCAGCGACGAGGCGGCGCCGAAGCCCGCCTGGTCAAGCCGACCGGGGAGGCAGGGGATGACCATGGCCGGCACCCGGTGCATGTTCTCTGCCAGAAAGGCGGCGGACCGCATTACCCGCATCTGTTGGGAGGCCCGTTCCGAGTCCTCGCCATCAGCCAACGCCGCGGCACTGGCGGACATGCCGGCGTACTGCTCCCAACCCCTCCGGTAGAGGTCGCCCAGGCCAGCCTTCTTCTCAGGGTCGGTTACGACCAAGAATCGCCAACCCTGACGGTTCGAACCGGTGGGGGCCTGCACGGCGTACTCGAGGCATTCCTCGAGAAGTTGATCGTCGACCGGTCGGTCGAAGTCGAGGCGCTTTCGCACCGACCTCGTGGTGGTCAGAACGTCGTGGACAGACAGTCCGAGGGTGGTCATTGGCGGGTCTCCCGTTCGCCAGCGTTGCCGCCATCCGCACTATTGACGAGGTCACGGATGCCCTCGACGCATCGACGCATGTTGGCTGTCTGGCTCAGTTGTCGGTTGGCGATGATCTTCTGTTCCTTATCGGGCATGGTGTCGATGAGCG
The nucleotide sequence above comes from Acidimicrobiales bacterium. Encoded proteins:
- a CDS encoding nitroreductase family protein, translated to MTTLGLSVHDVLTTTRSVRKRLDFDRPVDDQLLEECLEYAVQAPTGSNRQGWRFLVVTDPEKKAGLGDLYRRGWEQYAGMSASAAALADGEDSERASQQMRVMRSAAFLAENMHRVPAMVIPCLPGRLDQAGFGAASSLASIIPSAWSFMLGARERGLGTCWTTIHLMFEEEAAALLEIPYHEVSQVALITVGHTLGTDFQPASREGGAAAVTSWNSWD
- a CDS encoding DUF5671 domain-containing protein, with amino-acid sequence MEFVLLIGLVFGIVVYRRRADGRRVDVGLMARRLFEFGFLYGLVVATAIGATGALSRLVQVVEDGRQSEPEGLAFWLSLVIVAGSALVGMTVWLRRRFRTSDTEAESGGWSFYLSTMDLLSTGIVVGSAINVLGWLLDGWSFSPWSVAAVPIWLAVSIVHWRLPGTRRRLHYLVASTAALLGMAVSTAVIVEHLLQWAYEGVMPDPLPFDYAGDTSWANSWDGLRGSLAPVLAFGVAWWWYWWRHARVFERSPERDGYVLVVGVLGGLATTVVAASGLLHTMLSWLLVGSSRDGSAVEHFHILSVFAALLVVGMALWAYHRREVPHAVRRQVDGRDEVARLYDHLESGVGLVASTIGVAVLLGIVLNEVLPAGDDWDIDVDELVAFALTALLVGGPIWNRAWKRIKAHAGTVAEETSAVRRIYLFAVFGTTALVVLGSFLAMVYMVVFALLDGNLEAETLEGFRIPLALVCSTGGVAVYHGRVLRSGLRAVPTSSRPSPRTVTVVGPPAPALVAALEGLSGLRVVQYRRLDVSARVDLAAESVVEEVRTGAGNMVVVVAADGSTEVIPVDD
- a CDS encoding SRPBCC family protein; amino-acid sequence: MVVEEDTGSGREEVPSREVSVVRDVAADPDVVWDLVSDLVGMGRWSPENRGGRWIDGATGPTVGAVFRGRNRIRWRRWQTNVTVIESDPPRRFAFRLKIGSLGGCDWSYDIVPTSNGCRVTESWVDDRSPFLAGVGWLFTGVGDRAAHNRDTMERTLENLAIAAEAI
- a CDS encoding sigma-70 family RNA polymerase sigma factor, whose product is MADAAPRSQIWSGVSEFEVARLLRRGRDRGSLGLDEVIDVLRDAEITPELISDVRRRLEADGIEFDETVAVEAGPDEVMRLTRASKAEYRARPETLADAGGVADSTRLYLREIGQVALLTAREEVELADGIRNGNEAEGRLADLAAAGDLSRTDRAELASLKRLQRRGDRARDRLTRANLRLVVSVAKKYGGRGLPLLDLFQEGNLGLMRAVEKFDAGKGFKFSTYATWWIRQSITRAIADQSRTIRIPVHKVDAMNRVLRVQRDLAQELEREPSHAEIGDRAVVTPEEVESLLRLASEQDNPLSLDSPMGEEQDASLADLVADPRAIAPVDAATRRLLGEAVLAALDELDDREKDVVRMRFGLDGTEPQTLEQVGAHFGVTRERVRQIEARTMSKLKHPNRPQRLRDYLDDD
- a CDS encoding glycosyltransferase, whose product is MTDDAVVPHSEHPDLASDATSDEDPVNAQVEQVDGRALPIGTVGDSRTDVSLVVPTFNEAANIGHLLRSLHAVLTRTGAVFELIVVDDDSPDRTWEVATAVAAELPGIRVLRRTGASGLATAVICGWAHARGAVLGVIDGDGQHPPEVVADLVAAMDERTDVAVASRHVPGGGVSNWSAIRRLLSRGAQALGLLLLPGTVGRVTDPMSGFFLVRRDVVATADLDPVGYKILLEVLARGDVRRVAERPYVFLERAEGESKVAAGHYVGYLRHLMRLRLHPLRSRALVRYLLVTAVALMADAIVFLWIFDRQGWNLTRSAAIAGEAGILLTVALHDLWTFAGRATRGTLDRIRRLLGVQIALGTLLFGRLLAINVLVNWFHLGPLAAFCVALAAITPASHLLGSRLTWRGVRP